In Oryzihumus leptocrescens, the following are encoded in one genomic region:
- the nuoI gene encoding NADH-quinone oxidoreductase subunit NuoI, whose product MAEKNTEAGSKSWLSDLLAPVGGFGVTFATMFRKLETEEYPEEKRPTQPRFHGRHQLNRHPDGLEKCVGCELCAWACPADAIYVEGADNTEEERFSPGERYGRVYQINYLRCIFCGLCIEACPTRALTMTNFYELADDDRGKLIYEKQQLLAPLQEGMLQPPHPMVEEMEERDYYQGKVSTATPSQKQWVELHTKRDEVAVEEGGVTR is encoded by the coding sequence GTGGCTGAGAAGAACACGGAGGCGGGCTCCAAGAGCTGGCTGTCCGACCTCCTCGCACCCGTCGGCGGATTCGGCGTCACCTTCGCCACCATGTTCCGCAAGCTGGAGACCGAGGAGTACCCCGAGGAGAAGCGGCCGACCCAGCCGCGCTTCCACGGTCGGCACCAGCTCAACCGTCACCCCGACGGCCTGGAGAAGTGCGTCGGCTGCGAGCTGTGCGCGTGGGCCTGCCCCGCGGACGCGATCTACGTCGAGGGCGCGGACAACACCGAGGAGGAGCGCTTCTCCCCGGGTGAGCGCTACGGCCGCGTCTACCAGATCAACTACCTGCGCTGCATCTTCTGCGGCCTGTGCATCGAGGCCTGCCCGACGCGCGCGCTGACGATGACCAACTTCTACGAGCTGGCCGACGACGACCGCGGCAAGCTCATCTACGAGAAGCAGCAGCTGCTCGCCCCGCTCCAGGAGGGCATGCTCCAGCCGCCCCACCCGATGGTGGAGGAGATGGAGGAGCGCGACTACTACCAGGGCAAGGTCTCCACGGCCACGCCCTCGCAGAAGCAGTGGGTCGAGCTGCACACCAAGCGCGACGAGGTCGCGGTCGAGGAAGGCGGTGTCACCCGATGA
- the nuoH gene encoding NADH-quinone oxidoreductase subunit NuoH produces MSLAGSLAHATTGVTSLVPTLDRPVADFSDTPWWLSLVKALLVFVFLLVNTLLVIWFERRVIGRMQQRPGPNRTGPFGLLQTLADGVKLALKEDLTPKNADKLVFILAPVIAGAMAFVSFAIIPLGPTVSMFGHLTPLQLTDIPVAVLLVLAVAGVGVYGIVLAGWSSGSTYPLLGGLRSTAQVISYEIAMGLSLVAVFMYSGSMSTSQIVSSQKSLWFIIPAFFSFGVYVITMVGETNRLPFDLAEGEGELTGGFHTEYSSLKFAMFFLGEYVNMFTVSALATTMFLGGWQAPPGIAAINDGMFNHGWWGLLWFVVKLWLFMFFFVWLRGSLPRVRYDQFMRFGWKFLIPVTLAWVVAVAFIRGAQLSFFGGNTRTATLIVVGVIAVVALAAAWVWDGRRAEKERTSRVEVPEEIDPFAGGYPVPPLPGQRLREPSLQVAATAAPTSTTTPEANRG; encoded by the coding sequence ATGAGCCTCGCCGGCTCGCTCGCACACGCGACGACAGGCGTGACGTCCCTCGTCCCGACTCTGGACCGGCCCGTCGCCGACTTCAGCGACACCCCGTGGTGGCTGTCCCTGGTCAAGGCGCTGCTCGTCTTCGTGTTCCTGCTGGTCAACACGCTGCTGGTGATCTGGTTCGAGCGCCGCGTGATCGGCCGGATGCAGCAGCGTCCCGGCCCGAACCGCACCGGCCCGTTCGGCCTGCTGCAGACGCTGGCCGACGGCGTGAAGCTGGCGCTCAAGGAGGACCTGACCCCCAAGAACGCCGACAAGCTCGTCTTCATCCTGGCCCCGGTCATCGCCGGTGCCATGGCGTTCGTGTCGTTCGCGATCATCCCGCTGGGCCCGACGGTGAGCATGTTCGGCCACCTGACGCCGCTGCAGCTGACCGACATCCCGGTCGCGGTGCTGCTCGTCCTGGCCGTCGCCGGCGTCGGTGTCTACGGCATCGTGCTGGCCGGCTGGTCCTCCGGCTCGACCTACCCGCTGCTCGGTGGCCTGCGCTCCACCGCCCAGGTCATCTCCTACGAGATCGCCATGGGCCTGTCGCTGGTCGCGGTGTTCATGTACTCCGGCTCGATGTCGACCTCGCAGATCGTCAGCTCGCAGAAGAGCCTGTGGTTCATCATCCCGGCGTTCTTCAGCTTCGGCGTCTACGTCATCACCATGGTCGGCGAGACCAACCGTCTGCCGTTCGACCTCGCCGAGGGCGAGGGTGAGCTCACCGGTGGCTTCCACACCGAGTACTCCTCGCTGAAGTTCGCCATGTTCTTCCTGGGCGAGTACGTCAACATGTTCACCGTCTCGGCGCTGGCCACGACGATGTTCCTCGGTGGCTGGCAGGCGCCTCCCGGCATCGCCGCCATCAACGACGGCATGTTCAACCACGGCTGGTGGGGCCTGCTCTGGTTCGTCGTCAAGCTCTGGCTGTTCATGTTCTTCTTCGTCTGGTTGCGTGGCTCCCTGCCGCGTGTGCGCTACGACCAGTTCATGCGCTTCGGCTGGAAGTTCCTCATCCCGGTCACCCTCGCGTGGGTCGTCGCCGTCGCGTTCATCCGCGGCGCGCAGCTGTCCTTCTTCGGCGGCAACACCCGCACGGCCACGCTCATCGTGGTCGGCGTGATCGCCGTCGTCGCCCTGGCCGCGGCCTGGGTCTGGGACGGGCGTCGCGCCGAGAAGGAGCGCACGTCCCGGGTCGAGGTCCCCGAGGAGATCGACCCGTTCGCGGGCGGCTACCCGGTGCCGCCGCTGCCCGGCCAGCGCCTGCGTGAGCCCAGCCTGCAGGTGGCCGCCACGGCCGCCCCCACGTCCACCACCACCCCGGAGGCCAACCGTGGCTGA
- a CDS encoding NADH-quinone oxidoreductase subunit G encodes MTATTSTDLVNLTIDGVPVSVPKNTLVIRAAEEVGVQIPRFCDHPLLEPVGACRQCLVDVATPGPDGSLRAFPKPQASCTMTVSEGMEVKTQHTSKVADKAQQGVMELLLINHPLDCPVCDKGGECPLQNQALSNGRPKSRFEDVKRTYPKPINISSQVLLDRERCVLCARCTRFSDQIAGDPFIALVERGALQQIGIYQEKPFESYFSGNTVQICPVGALTGAAYRFRSRPFDLVSTPSVCEHCASGCATRTDHRRGSVLRRMAVNDPAVNEEWNCDKGRWAFTYATQADRITEPLVRDEDGSFRVASWPEALDVAARGLEAARDAKGVGVLVGGRVSGEDAYAYSKFARIALQTNDIDFRARPQSVEEAEFLAHHVVATGPGGGGVTYADLETAPTVVLVGFEPEDESPMVFLRLRKAFRKHGTRVFSVAPFATRGLEKLGGTLIRTAPGTEAEVLTALAEEKIEVVETSKALSTEGAVVLVGERLATVPGALSAAAALAKTTGARLAWVPRRAGERGALEAGALPNLLPGGRPVTDSAARAEVGEAWGVVGLPEAVGRDTAEMLSAVTAGNLAGLVVGGVDPADLSRSRDALDALARAFVVSLEVRESAVTERADVVLPVAPHAEKAGVFVDWEGRVRPFEAALDTNAMSDHRVLDLLADAMGEYLDVRTLAAARADMERLGPWSGARAAAPTVAPAEVPWTDSGQAVLATWHHLLDEGRMQDGEPFLAGTAPTAVARLSATTAAVAGVADGELLTVSTPTGAITVPAVITDMADHVVWLPTNSRGSAVRSTLGVDAGAVVTLTKGGAA; translated from the coding sequence ATGACCGCCACCACCAGCACGGACCTGGTCAACCTGACCATCGACGGGGTGCCCGTCAGCGTCCCGAAGAACACCCTGGTGATCCGCGCCGCCGAGGAGGTGGGCGTCCAGATCCCGCGGTTCTGCGACCACCCGCTGCTCGAGCCCGTCGGCGCCTGCCGTCAGTGCCTCGTCGACGTCGCCACCCCGGGCCCTGACGGCTCGCTGCGCGCGTTCCCCAAGCCCCAGGCCTCCTGCACCATGACGGTCAGCGAGGGCATGGAGGTCAAGACCCAGCACACGTCCAAGGTGGCCGACAAGGCCCAGCAGGGCGTGATGGAGCTGCTGCTCATCAACCACCCGCTGGACTGCCCCGTCTGCGACAAGGGCGGCGAGTGCCCGCTGCAGAACCAGGCGCTGTCCAACGGCCGGCCCAAGAGCCGGTTCGAGGACGTCAAGCGGACCTACCCCAAGCCGATCAACATCTCCTCGCAGGTGCTGCTCGACCGGGAGCGTTGCGTCCTGTGCGCCCGCTGCACCCGCTTCTCCGACCAGATCGCCGGTGACCCGTTCATCGCGCTGGTCGAGCGTGGCGCGCTGCAGCAGATCGGCATCTACCAGGAGAAGCCGTTCGAGTCCTACTTCTCCGGCAACACCGTGCAGATCTGCCCGGTGGGTGCCCTCACCGGCGCGGCCTACCGCTTCCGCTCCCGCCCGTTCGACCTCGTGTCGACCCCGAGCGTGTGCGAGCACTGCGCCAGCGGCTGCGCCACCCGCACCGACCACCGTCGTGGCTCGGTCCTGCGCCGCATGGCCGTCAACGACCCGGCGGTCAACGAGGAGTGGAACTGCGACAAGGGCCGCTGGGCGTTCACCTACGCCACGCAGGCCGACCGCATCACCGAGCCGCTCGTGCGCGACGAGGACGGCAGCTTCCGCGTGGCCTCCTGGCCCGAGGCCCTCGACGTGGCCGCCCGTGGTCTCGAGGCGGCCCGCGACGCCAAGGGCGTCGGCGTGCTCGTCGGTGGCCGCGTCAGCGGCGAGGACGCCTACGCCTACAGCAAGTTCGCCCGTATCGCGCTCCAGACCAACGACATCGACTTCCGGGCCCGCCCGCAGTCGGTGGAGGAGGCCGAGTTCCTCGCGCACCACGTCGTGGCCACCGGCCCCGGTGGCGGCGGCGTGACCTACGCCGACCTCGAGACCGCCCCGACCGTCGTGCTCGTGGGCTTCGAGCCCGAGGACGAGTCGCCGATGGTCTTCCTGCGCCTGCGCAAGGCGTTCCGCAAGCACGGCACGCGCGTCTTCTCGGTCGCGCCGTTCGCCACGCGCGGGCTGGAGAAGCTCGGCGGGACGCTGATCCGCACCGCCCCCGGCACCGAGGCCGAGGTCCTGACGGCCCTGGCCGAGGAGAAGATCGAGGTCGTCGAGACCTCCAAGGCGCTGTCGACCGAGGGCGCGGTCGTGCTCGTCGGTGAGCGCCTGGCGACCGTGCCCGGTGCGCTGTCCGCCGCGGCCGCCCTCGCCAAGACGACCGGTGCCCGCCTCGCGTGGGTCCCGCGTCGTGCCGGTGAGCGTGGCGCGCTCGAGGCCGGTGCCCTGCCCAACCTGCTCCCCGGAGGCCGCCCGGTCACCGACTCCGCCGCCCGCGCCGAGGTCGGCGAGGCCTGGGGCGTCGTCGGGCTGCCGGAGGCCGTCGGCCGCGACACCGCCGAGATGCTCTCCGCGGTCACCGCCGGCAACCTCGCCGGCCTGGTCGTCGGCGGCGTCGACCCGGCCGACCTGAGCCGGTCCCGTGACGCGCTCGACGCCCTGGCCCGCGCCTTCGTCGTCTCCCTCGAGGTCCGCGAGAGCGCGGTCACCGAGCGCGCCGACGTGGTGCTGCCGGTGGCGCCGCACGCCGAGAAGGCCGGCGTCTTCGTCGACTGGGAGGGCCGGGTCCGCCCGTTCGAGGCGGCCCTCGACACCAACGCCATGAGCGACCACCGGGTGCTCGACCTGCTGGCCGACGCGATGGGCGAGTACCTCGACGTCCGCACGCTGGCCGCGGCCCGTGCCGACATGGAGCGGCTCGGCCCGTGGAGCGGCGCGCGCGCCGCGGCACCGACCGTCGCCCCGGCCGAGGTGCCGTGGACCGACAGCGGTCAGGCCGTGCTCGCCACGTGGCACCACCTGCTCGACGAGGGCAGGATGCAGGACGGTGAGCCGTTCCTCGCGGGCACGGCGCCCACGGCGGTGGCCCGCCTCTCGGCGACCACGGCTGCGGTCGCGGGCGTCGCGGACGGCGAGCTGCTGACGGTGTCGACCCCGACCGGGGCCATCACCGTCCCGGCGGTGATCACCGACATGGCCGACCACGTGGTCTGGCTGCCGACCAACTCGCGCGGCAGCGCGGTGCGATCGACGCTCGGCGTCGACGCCGGCGCTGTCGTGACTCTCACCAAGGGTGGTGCCGCATGA
- the nuoF gene encoding NADH-quinone oxidoreductase subunit NuoF, which yields MSTQLTPILTKFWDDPQSWTLETYEKHDGYKALKKALGMPQADLVQMTKDSGLRGRGGAGFPTGMKWGFLPAPDGGPRYLVVNADESEPGTCKDIPLMMAAPQFLIEGVAITSYAIGCNHAFIYLRGEVVHVYRRLLRAVEEAYAKGYLGKNIMGTGFDLDVTVHAGAGAYICGEETALLDSLEGRRGQPRLKPPFPAVAGLYARPTVVNNVESIASVPPILLHGAEWFSDMGTEKSTGFGIFSLSGHVTRPGQYEAPLGITLRELLDMAGGMRGGKKLKFWTPGGSSTPLFTDEHLDTPLDFESVAAAGSMLGTRALQIFDETTCVVRAVERWTDFYAHESCGKCTPCREGTWWLKQILARLEHGEGSEEDLEKLLDICDNILGRSFCALGDGATSPITSSIQYFREEYLAHLEHGGCPFDRNASTLFAKETVSA from the coding sequence GTGAGCACGCAGCTGACGCCGATCCTGACGAAGTTCTGGGACGACCCGCAGTCGTGGACCCTCGAGACCTACGAGAAGCACGACGGCTACAAGGCGCTGAAGAAGGCGCTCGGCATGCCCCAGGCCGACCTGGTCCAGATGACCAAGGACTCCGGCCTGCGCGGGCGTGGCGGCGCCGGCTTCCCCACCGGCATGAAGTGGGGCTTCCTGCCCGCTCCTGACGGTGGCCCCCGCTACCTCGTCGTCAACGCCGACGAGTCCGAGCCGGGCACCTGCAAGGACATCCCGCTGATGATGGCGGCCCCGCAGTTCCTCATCGAGGGCGTGGCGATCACGTCCTACGCGATCGGCTGCAACCACGCCTTCATCTACCTGCGTGGCGAGGTCGTCCACGTCTACCGCCGCCTGCTGCGCGCGGTCGAGGAGGCCTACGCCAAGGGCTACCTCGGCAAGAACATCATGGGCACGGGCTTCGACCTCGACGTCACGGTCCACGCCGGCGCCGGCGCCTACATCTGTGGCGAGGAGACCGCGCTGCTGGACTCCCTCGAGGGTCGCCGCGGCCAACCGCGCCTCAAGCCGCCGTTCCCGGCGGTCGCGGGCCTCTACGCCCGCCCGACGGTGGTCAACAACGTCGAGTCCATCGCCTCCGTGCCGCCGATCCTGCTGCACGGCGCCGAGTGGTTCTCCGACATGGGCACCGAGAAGTCGACCGGGTTCGGCATCTTCAGCCTCTCCGGCCACGTCACCCGCCCGGGCCAGTACGAAGCCCCGCTCGGCATCACGCTGCGCGAGCTGCTCGACATGGCCGGCGGCATGCGCGGCGGCAAGAAGCTGAAGTTCTGGACCCCGGGTGGCTCGTCCACGCCGCTGTTCACGGACGAGCACCTCGACACCCCGCTGGACTTCGAGTCCGTCGCCGCCGCCGGGTCGATGCTCGGCACCCGCGCGCTCCAGATCTTCGACGAGACGACCTGCGTGGTGCGAGCGGTCGAGCGGTGGACCGACTTCTACGCGCACGAGTCCTGCGGCAAGTGCACCCCGTGCCGTGAGGGCACGTGGTGGCTCAAGCAGATCCTCGCGCGCCTCGAGCACGGTGAGGGCAGCGAGGAGGACCTCGAGAAGCTGCTCGACATCTGCGACAACATCCTCGGCCGGTCGTTCTGCGCGCTCGGTGACGGTGCCACTAGCCCGATCACGAGCAGCATCCAGTACTTCCGCGAGGAGTACCTCGCCCACCTGGAGCACGGTGGCTGCCCGTTCGACCGGAACGCCTCGACGCTCTTCGCGAAGGAGACCGTGTCCGCATGA
- the nuoE gene encoding NADH-quinone oxidoreductase subunit NuoE, protein MSGTTSNPNYGAVPAPTSEPYEADVLAGLHRDAQEVIGRYPVKRSALLPLLHLVQSVDGYVSTRGIEFCAEVLDLTAAEVSGVATFYTQYKRHPNGEYTVGVCTNTLCAVMGGDQIWDEVSEHLGIGHDETTPDGKITLERVECNAACDFAPVVMANWEFFDNQTPESTKTLVDDLRAGRDVKPTRGPSRVCSFKQVSRVLAGFNDGLADEGVGAGPASLEGLKVARDRGWGEGSNGNQQNEATSDAMAAGRHTSTDTPAEGDGKAEK, encoded by the coding sequence TTGAGCGGCACCACGAGCAACCCGAACTACGGCGCCGTGCCTGCGCCGACGAGCGAGCCCTACGAGGCCGACGTCCTGGCCGGCCTGCACCGTGACGCGCAGGAGGTCATCGGGCGCTACCCGGTGAAGCGCTCCGCGCTGCTGCCGCTGCTGCACCTCGTGCAGTCCGTCGACGGCTACGTCTCCACCCGGGGCATCGAGTTCTGCGCGGAGGTCCTCGACCTCACCGCGGCCGAGGTCAGCGGCGTCGCGACGTTCTACACGCAGTACAAGCGCCACCCCAACGGCGAGTACACCGTCGGCGTCTGCACCAACACGCTGTGCGCCGTCATGGGCGGCGACCAGATCTGGGACGAGGTCAGCGAGCACCTCGGCATCGGCCACGACGAGACGACGCCCGACGGCAAGATCACCCTCGAGCGGGTCGAGTGCAACGCGGCGTGCGACTTCGCGCCGGTGGTCATGGCCAACTGGGAGTTCTTCGACAACCAGACGCCGGAGTCCACCAAGACCCTGGTCGACGACCTGCGCGCCGGTCGCGACGTCAAGCCCACCCGTGGCCCCTCGCGCGTGTGCAGCTTCAAGCAGGTCTCCCGCGTCCTGGCGGGGTTCAACGACGGCCTCGCCGACGAGGGCGTGGGTGCCGGTCCGGCCTCCCTGGAGGGCCTGAAGGTCGCGAGGGACCGCGGCTGGGGCGAGGGCAGCAACGGCAACCAGCAGAACGAGGCGACCTCCGACGCGATGGCGGCCGGACGGCATACCTCCACGGACACCCCTGCCGAGGGTGACGGGAAGGCGGAGAAGTGA
- a CDS encoding NADH-quinone oxidoreductase subunit D: MSTDQMHAGDVYATGVADEADAEGARVFNAAGGDWDTIADEASALHEERIVVNMGPQHPSTHGVLRLILELDGETVTETRAGIGYLHTGIEKNMEFRTWTQGVTFCTRMDYLTPLFNETAFCLAVEKLLGITDQIPERASIIRVLMMELNRISSHLVALATGGMEMGATTVMTVGFRERERILSIFEMVTGLRMNNAYVRPGGVAQDLPPGAIDKIRDAIPAIRKGLGELELLLNENPILKGRTVDVGYLDLTGCMALGITGPVLRSAGLPHDLRKLDPYCGYETYDFDVITRDSCDSYGRLRIRIDEMYESLKIAEQAVDRLQATPGPVMVEDKKIAWPAQLAIGGDGMGNSLDHIREIMGTSMESLIHHFKLVTEGFRVPPGQAYAAIESPKGELGCHVVSDGGTRPYRAHFRDPSFNNLQATAAMCEGSQVADVIVAVASLDPVMGGVDR; the protein is encoded by the coding sequence ATGAGCACCGACCAGATGCATGCAGGCGACGTCTACGCGACCGGCGTCGCCGACGAGGCCGACGCCGAGGGCGCGCGCGTCTTCAACGCCGCGGGCGGCGACTGGGACACCATCGCCGACGAGGCCTCCGCGCTCCACGAGGAGCGCATCGTCGTCAACATGGGCCCGCAGCACCCGTCCACGCACGGCGTGCTCCGGCTCATCCTCGAGCTCGACGGGGAGACCGTCACCGAGACGCGGGCCGGCATCGGCTACCTGCACACGGGCATCGAGAAGAACATGGAGTTCCGCACCTGGACCCAGGGCGTGACCTTCTGCACCCGGATGGACTACCTCACGCCGCTGTTCAACGAGACGGCGTTCTGCCTCGCGGTGGAGAAGCTGCTCGGGATCACCGACCAGATCCCCGAGCGGGCCAGCATCATCCGCGTGCTCATGATGGAGCTCAACCGGATCTCCTCCCACCTCGTGGCCCTGGCCACCGGTGGCATGGAGATGGGCGCCACCACCGTCATGACCGTCGGCTTCCGCGAGCGTGAGCGGATCCTGTCCATCTTCGAGATGGTCACCGGCCTGCGCATGAACAACGCCTACGTCCGCCCCGGCGGCGTGGCGCAGGACCTGCCCCCGGGCGCCATCGACAAGATCCGCGACGCGATCCCGGCGATCCGCAAGGGCCTCGGCGAGCTCGAGCTGCTGCTCAACGAGAACCCGATCCTCAAGGGCCGCACCGTCGACGTGGGCTACCTCGACCTGACCGGGTGCATGGCGCTGGGCATCACCGGGCCGGTGCTGCGCTCGGCCGGCCTGCCGCACGACCTGCGCAAGCTGGACCCGTACTGCGGCTACGAGACCTACGACTTCGACGTCATCACCCGCGACTCCTGCGACTCCTACGGTCGCCTGCGCATCCGCATCGACGAGATGTACGAGTCGCTGAAGATCGCCGAGCAGGCGGTCGACCGGCTGCAGGCCACCCCCGGCCCGGTCATGGTCGAGGACAAGAAGATCGCCTGGCCGGCCCAGCTGGCCATCGGCGGCGACGGCATGGGCAACAGCCTGGACCACATCCGCGAGATCATGGGCACCTCGATGGAGTCCCTCATCCACCACTTCAAGCTGGTGACCGAGGGCTTCCGCGTGCCGCCGGGCCAGGCCTACGCCGCGATTGAGTCGCCCAAGGGCGAGCTCGGCTGCCACGTCGTCTCCGACGGCGGCACGCGCCCCTACCGCGCGCACTTCCGCGACCCGTCGTTCAACAACCTGCAGGCCACGGCCGCGATGTGCGAAGGCAGCCAGGTCGCCGACGTCATCGTCGCCGTCGCCTCGCTCGACCCCGTGATGGGAGGCGTGGACCGTTGA
- a CDS encoding NADH-quinone oxidoreductase subunit C, translating to MSSDDKKVPTDKAQETGGAPTEAGRDNLPTAPGTPEVVSVRHGMFGASDSGDTSGYGGLVAPVLFPAPAQRPYGRYFDEVADHLERALEGAEGFGRAIEKVIVDRGELTLFVRREDLLTVARALRDDPALRFEMCTGVSGVHYPHETGRELHAVYHFLSITHGGRRVRVEVTCPDDDRHIPSIVGIYPANDWHERETWDMFGIEFDGHPALTRILMPDDWPGHPQRKDYPLGGIPVEYKGATIPPPDQRRSYN from the coding sequence ATGAGCTCCGACGACAAGAAGGTCCCCACCGACAAGGCCCAGGAGACCGGCGGCGCGCCGACCGAGGCCGGGCGCGACAACCTGCCGACCGCACCGGGCACCCCCGAGGTCGTCTCTGTCCGCCACGGCATGTTCGGTGCCTCCGACAGCGGCGACACCAGCGGGTATGGCGGGCTGGTCGCCCCGGTGCTCTTCCCCGCGCCGGCGCAGCGGCCCTACGGCCGCTACTTCGACGAGGTGGCCGACCACCTCGAGCGGGCGCTCGAAGGCGCCGAGGGCTTCGGTCGCGCCATCGAGAAGGTCATCGTCGACCGCGGCGAGCTGACCCTGTTCGTGCGTCGCGAGGACCTGCTGACCGTGGCCCGCGCGCTGCGCGATGACCCGGCCCTGCGGTTCGAGATGTGCACCGGCGTCTCCGGCGTGCACTACCCGCACGAGACCGGCCGCGAGCTGCACGCCGTCTACCACTTCCTGTCGATCACCCACGGTGGTCGCCGGGTCCGCGTCGAGGTCACCTGCCCCGACGACGACCGCCACATCCCGTCGATCGTCGGCATCTACCCGGCCAACGACTGGCACGAGCGCGAGACCTGGGACATGTTCGGCATCGAGTTCGACGGTCACCCCGCGCTGACCCGGATCCTCATGCCGGACGACTGGCCCGGCCACCCCCAGCGCAAGGACTACCCCCTCGGCGGCATCCCCGTCGAGTACAAGGGCGCCACCATCCCGCCGCCGGACCAGCGGAGGTCCTACAACTGA
- a CDS encoding NuoB/complex I 20 kDa subunit family protein has translation MGIEEKLPAGFLLTTVEQLAGYMRKSSVWPATFGLACCAIEMMAVGTPDYDIARFGMERFSATPRQADLMIVAGRVSQKMAPVVRQVYDQMPEPKWVISMGVCASSGGMFNNYAIVQGVDHIVPVDVYLPGCPPRPEMLLNAIITLHEQIQNTPLGVNRVKAARAAEEAALKATPTHAMKGLLA, from the coding sequence ATGGGTATCGAGGAGAAGCTCCCCGCGGGCTTCCTGCTCACCACGGTCGAGCAGCTGGCCGGCTACATGCGCAAGAGCTCGGTGTGGCCCGCCACGTTCGGCCTGGCCTGCTGCGCCATCGAGATGATGGCCGTCGGCACGCCGGACTACGACATCGCCCGCTTCGGCATGGAGCGCTTCTCGGCGACCCCGCGCCAGGCCGACCTGATGATCGTCGCCGGCCGGGTCAGCCAGAAGATGGCCCCGGTCGTGCGCCAGGTCTACGACCAGATGCCCGAGCCCAAGTGGGTCATCTCGATGGGCGTCTGCGCCAGCAGCGGCGGCATGTTCAACAACTACGCCATCGTCCAGGGCGTCGACCACATCGTGCCGGTCGACGTCTACCTGCCCGGCTGCCCGCCGCGGCCGGAGATGCTGCTCAACGCGATCATCACCCTGCACGAGCAGATCCAGAACACGCCGCTGGGCGTCAACCGCGTCAAGGCCGCCCGCGCCGCCGAGGAGGCTGCGCTCAAGGCGACGCCGACGCACGCCATGAAGGGGCTGCTCGCATGA
- a CDS encoding NADH-quinone oxidoreductase subunit A, which translates to MTNPYVPLLFLAAIGGGFAVFSVVAGSLAGPKRYNRAKLDAYECGIEPTPHASGGGKVPIKYYLTAMLFIVFDIEGVFLYPFAVAFNKLGLFALVEMVLFIITVFVAYAYVWRRGGLEWD; encoded by the coding sequence ATGACCAACCCCTACGTCCCACTCCTGTTCCTGGCCGCCATCGGCGGCGGATTCGCCGTCTTCTCGGTGGTCGCGGGGTCCCTGGCCGGGCCCAAGCGCTACAACCGCGCGAAGCTCGACGCGTACGAGTGCGGCATCGAGCCGACACCGCACGCGAGCGGCGGCGGCAAGGTGCCGATCAAGTACTACCTGACGGCCATGCTGTTCATCGTCTTCGACATCGAAGGCGTCTTCCTCTACCCGTTCGCGGTGGCCTTCAACAAGCTCGGCCTGTTCGCGCTGGTGGAGATGGTCCTGTTCATCATCACGGTGTTCGTCGCCTACGCCTACGTGTGGCGTCGCGGCGGTTTGGAGTGGGACTGA